The region CTGATCGACTCGATGAGCTACCAGTATCTGGTCGGCGCCGAGATCGACTACAAGGACGACCTCAATGGCGCCCAGTTCGTGATCAAGAACCCGAATGCCACGACCACCTGCGGGTGCGGCTCGTCGTTCTCGGTCTGAGCGCGCGACGGACGTGTCCGGTTCGCCAGAATGAAAACGGGGCTACATGCCCCGTTTTTTTATTCCCGTGCGCGGCGTGAACGCGTGCGTCGTGCTGGCGGGTCGTCAGCGTGGGTAGAGGGCGCCGAGCACGCGTTCGCCCGCCGCACCGGTCACGCTTGCAAGATTTCCCGGCTGGCGGGCGGTAAAGCGGTACGCGAGCCACGCGAACGCGAGCGCCTCGACCTGCTGCGGCGGCACGCCGAGCGCGGCAGTGGTGTCGACCGCCGCCGGCACGCCGGCGTCGCGCAGTGCGTCCTTCAGCGCGGCCAGCAGCACAGGATTGCGCGCGCCGCCGCCGCAGACGAACACGGCGCTGCAATCCGCCGCATGCTGCGCGATTTCGCGCGCGACCGACACGGCCGTGAGCGCGGTCAGCGTGGCCTGCACGTCTTCGGGCGCGACCTGCGGGAACGCCGTCAGCTTCGCGTCGAGCCACGCGGGATTGAACAGGTCGCGGCCGGTACTCTTCGGCGGCGGCGCGGTGAAGTACGGTTCCGCGAGCAGCGCGTCGAGCAGCGGCGCGTGCACGGTTCCGCGCGCGGCGAACTTGCCGCCGTCGTCGTACGGCTTGCCGAGGTGGCGTGTCGCCCATGCGTCGAGCAGCGCATTCGCGGGGCCGCAGTCGAAGCCGCGCACGTCGCCGCCTGCGGCGGGCAGGATCGTGATATTGCTGATCCCGCCGAGATTGCAGACGACCCGCGTGTCGCCGGCGGCCCCGAACACCGTCGCATGAAATGCCGGCGCGAGCGGGGCGCCGTGGCCGCCTGCCGCGACGTCGCGGCTGCGGAAATCGGCGATGACGTCGATATGCGCGAGCTCCGCGAGCAACGCCGGATTGTTGAGCTGACGCGTGTAGCCGCGCTCCGGACGATGCCGCACCGTCTGGCCGTGCACGCCGATCGCGCGGATGTCGTCGCGCGCCAGCCCGGCCGTGCGCTGCAGCTCGTGGCAGCACACCGCGTAGCGTGCGACGAGCGCGTTCGCCGCGACCGATTCGCGATCGATTTCGTTGTCGCCGGGCTGCTGCAGCGCGAACAGCGCGTCGCGCAGCGACTGCGCGAAGCCGACGAACGCTTCCGCGAGCACGACGGGCGCCTTGCCCGTCTCGAAACGCACGGCGACGCCATCGACGCCGTCCATGCTGGTTCCCGACATCAGCCCGAAGTAAATGCCGTCGGCAGGATGGGCGGGTTGCGGATGTCGTTGCGGCACGTTGGGTTCTCCTCGATCATGCGGCGCGGGCCGGTGCCGCGCGCCTTGCGCCCGATTATCCGCGCAACCTGACGCGTCGTTAAGCGATCCACGCGCAAGTTATGGGAAAATCCCTGTCTTTGCGACATTCTTCCCGGCACCGATGAGCACCGAACCCAGTTCCAAGCCTGTTTTCCCGATCACCGACGAAGTCCGCCATGCGCTCGCCGTCACGAAGCGCGGCGTCGACGAACTGCTGATCGAGGAAGAATTCGCGCAGAAGCTCGCGCGCAGCGCGGCCACCGGCACGCCGCTGCGCATCAAGCTCGGCCTCGATCCGACCGCGCCCGACATTCACATCGGCCATACGGTCGTGCTGAACAAGATGCGTCAGCTGCAGGACCTCGGTCACACGGTAATCTTCCTGATCGGCGATTTCACGTCGCTGATCGGCGATCCGTCGGGCCGCAACGCGACGCGGCCGCCGCTCACGCGCGAGCAGATCGAAGCGAACGCGAAGACCTATTTCGAGCAGGCCGCGCTCGTGCTCGATCGCGACAAGACCGAGATCCGCTACAACAGCGAATGGTCGATGCCGCTCGGCGCCGACGGCATGATCAAGCTCGCGTCGCGTTACACCGTCGCGCGGATTCTCGAGCGCGAGGACTTCACGAAGCGCTTCCAGAGCGGCGTGCCGATCTCGATCCACGAATTCCTGTACCCGCTGATGCAGGGCTACGACTCGGTCGCGCTGAATGCCGACCTCGAGCTCGGCGGCACCGATCAGAAGTTCAACCTGCTGGTCGGCCGCGAACTGCAGAAGCAATACGGCCAGGAACAGCAGTGCATTCTGACGATGCCGCTCCTCGAAGGCCTGGACGGCGTCGAGAAGATGTCGAAGTCGAAGGGCAACTACGTCGGCATCAGCGAGAAGCCGACCGACATGTTCGGCAAGCTGATGAGCATCTCGGACACGCTGATGTGGCGTTACTTCGAACTGCTGTCGTTCCGCAGCATGGAAGAAATCGCCGGCTTCAAGCGCGACGCAGAAGGCGGCCGCAACCCGCGCGACTTCAAGGTGCTGCTCGCGCAGGAAATCGTCGCGCGCTTCCACTCGCAGGCCGATGCCGAGCGGGCGCTGGAGGATTTCAACCACCGCGCGAAGGGCGGCGTGCCGGACGATATCCCGTCGGTCACGCTCGCGGGCGCACCGCTCGCGATCGGCCAGTTGCTGAAGCAGGCGGGCCTCGTGCCGTCGACGAGCGAAGCGCTGCGCAACATCGAGCAGGGCGGTGTGAAGATCGACGGCGCGACGGTGTCCGACAAGGGCCTGAAGGTCGACGCCGGCGAGTTCGTCGTCCAGGTCGGCAAGCGCCGCTTCGCGCGCGTCACGCTGACCGCATGATCGCGCTGATTCAGCGCGTGAAGCGCGCCGACGTGCGCGTCGGCGACCGCACGACCGGCGAGATCGGCCCGGGCCTGCTCGCGCTCGTCTGCGCGGAGCGCGGCGACACCGAGGCCGTGGCCGACAAACTGCTCGCGAAGGTGCTGGGCTACCGCGTGTTCAGTGACGCGGCCGGCAAGATGAACCTGCCGGTGTCGAACATCGACGGCGCAGGCCGCGCCGGCGGGCTGCTGCTCGTGTCGCAGTTCACACTCGCCGCTGATACCAACAGCGGGCTGCGGCCGAGCTTCACGCCGGCGGCGCCGCCCGACGAAGGCGCGCGCCTGTTCGACTATTTCGTCGCGGCCGCGCGCGCGCG is a window of Burkholderia latens DNA encoding:
- a CDS encoding anhydro-N-acetylmuramic acid kinase, which codes for MPQRHPQPAHPADGIYFGLMSGTSMDGVDGVAVRFETGKAPVVLAEAFVGFAQSLRDALFALQQPGDNEIDRESVAANALVARYAVCCHELQRTAGLARDDIRAIGVHGQTVRHRPERGYTRQLNNPALLAELAHIDVIADFRSRDVAAGGHGAPLAPAFHATVFGAAGDTRVVCNLGGISNITILPAAGGDVRGFDCGPANALLDAWATRHLGKPYDDGGKFAARGTVHAPLLDALLAEPYFTAPPPKSTGRDLFNPAWLDAKLTAFPQVAPEDVQATLTALTAVSVAREIAQHAADCSAVFVCGGGARNPVLLAALKDALRDAGVPAAVDTTAALGVPPQQVEALAFAWLAYRFTARQPGNLASVTGAAGERVLGALYPR
- the tyrS gene encoding tyrosine--tRNA ligase, which codes for MSTEPSSKPVFPITDEVRHALAVTKRGVDELLIEEEFAQKLARSAATGTPLRIKLGLDPTAPDIHIGHTVVLNKMRQLQDLGHTVIFLIGDFTSLIGDPSGRNATRPPLTREQIEANAKTYFEQAALVLDRDKTEIRYNSEWSMPLGADGMIKLASRYTVARILEREDFTKRFQSGVPISIHEFLYPLMQGYDSVALNADLELGGTDQKFNLLVGRELQKQYGQEQQCILTMPLLEGLDGVEKMSKSKGNYVGISEKPTDMFGKLMSISDTLMWRYFELLSFRSMEEIAGFKRDAEGGRNPRDFKVLLAQEIVARFHSQADAERALEDFNHRAKGGVPDDIPSVTLAGAPLAIGQLLKQAGLVPSTSEALRNIEQGGVKIDGATVSDKGLKVDAGEFVVQVGKRRFARVTLTA
- the dtd gene encoding D-aminoacyl-tRNA deacylase, which codes for MIALIQRVKRADVRVGDRTTGEIGPGLLALVCAERGDTEAVADKLLAKVLGYRVFSDAAGKMNLPVSNIDGAGRAGGLLLVSQFTLAADTNSGLRPSFTPAAPPDEGARLFDYFVAAARARHSVVETGEFGADMQVSLVNDGPVTFWLQVRP